In Juglans regia cultivar Chandler chromosome 13, Walnut 2.0, whole genome shotgun sequence, the following proteins share a genomic window:
- the LOC108997487 gene encoding 40S ribosomal protein S27-2: MVLQNDIDLLNPPAELEKRKHKLKRLVQSPNSFFMDVKCQGCFNITTVFSHSQTVVVCGNCQTVLCQPTGGRARLTEGCSFRRKGD; this comes from the exons ATG GTTCTTCAAAACGATATCGATCTGCTCAATCCTCCTGCTGAGCTCGAGAAGAGGAAGCACAAGCTCAAGCGTCTTGTGCAGTCTCCAAACTCATTCTTCATG GACGTTAAATGCCAAGGTTGCTTTAACAT AACTACGGTGTTCAGCCACTCGCAAACGGTGGTGGTGTGCGGGAACTGCCAGACAGTGCTATGCCAGCCGACTGGTGGGCGCGCAAGGCTTACCGAGGGTTGCTCTTTCAGAAGGAAGGGGGATTGA